From Candidatus Mycalebacterium zealandia:
GTTTGCGTTTTCATCCATCCGTCAGCCTCAGCGTAATGAAGTTTCTGGGGTTTGAGCAGATTTTTAAAAACAGTTTGACGGGCTTGCCGATGGGCGGCGGAAAGGGCGGAAGCGATTTCAATCCGCGCGGCAAATCCGATGGCGAGGTTATGCGTTTCTGTCAGGCTTTTATGACCGAGCTTGCCAGACACGTGGGTGAAGATGTTGACGTCCCCGCCGGAGACATAGGGGTCGGTGGGCGCGAAATTGGCTATATGTTCGGTCAGCACAGGCGTATTTCGGGCGCGTTCACGGGCGTTTTGACGGGCAAAGGCATATCTTTCGGAGGCAGTTTGATTCGTCCCGAAGCGACCGGCTACGGAAGTGTGTTTTTTGTGAGAGAAATTCTCAAATCTTCGGGCGACGATTTGGATGGCAAAACCTGCGTGGTTTCGGGTTCGGGCAATGTGGCTCAATACACTGTTGAGAAACTGACCCAACTCGGCGGCAAGGCGGTTACGATGTCCGATTCAGACGGGTTTATTTATGATCAGGATGGAATTACTCCCGAAAAACTCGCGTGGGTGATGGATTTGAAAAACAACAGGCGCGGGCGCATAAGCGAATATGCGAAGAAGTTCAAATGCAAATTTTACAAGGGCAAAAAGCCGTGGAGCGTGAAATGCGATGTGGCGTTTCCGTCCGCGACTCAAAATGAACTTATGGGCGCGGACGCAAAAGTTCTTATCAAAAACGGCGTTAAAGTTGTGGGTGAGGGGGCAAATATACCGTGCGACCTTGACGCGGTTCACGCTTTTCAGAAGGCGGGCGTTCTGCTTGCTCCGGCAAAGGCGTGCAACGCGGGCGGCGTGGCGGTTTCGGGTCTGGAAATGACGCAGAACAGCATGAAACTTTTCTGGAGCCGCGAAGAGGTTGAGGAGAAACTTCAGAACATTATGGTCGGCATCCACGAACGCTGTCTTGAATTCGGCAAAAAAGGCAAAAAGGCTGACTATGTCGCCGGAGCGAACATCGCGGGCTTCAAAAAAGTTGCGGACGCGATGGTGGCGCAAGGGGTGGTTTGAGATTTTTGTCAGTTAAACTTTGACTGACGATGCCCCTCTCAACCGACCTCGCAAAAACTCTCCGGTCCCGCACAAACTCCGAAGTCCGTTTTCGTAAAATAGACCGCATTATTTACGCGACTGACGCGAGCAACTACCGTGTTGAGCCGCTCGGCGTTGTTATTCCGCGCACGGCGGAGGATGTTGCGGAAACGGTCAAAATCGCCGGAGAATTCGGCGTTTCAATCCTTCCGCGCGGCGGCGGAACGGGGCTTGCGGGGCAATGCCTCGGAGACGGAATTGCCGTTGATATGTCCAAATATATGGACGGGGTTGTGGAGATTGATGCGGAAAACAGAACCGCGACCGTTCAGCCGGGAATATGCCTCGGACGGTTAAACTCCATAGCTGGAGAAAAAGGGCTTATGTTCGGTCCGGACCCGGCAAGCGCGAAAGTCGCCACTGCCGGCGGGGTTGTGGCGAGCAACGGCACGGGCGCGCACTCAATTCTCTACGGAATGGCGGGTGACAATGTTGTTTCGCTCCGGTCTGTTCTTCACACGGGCGATCAAACTTCATTCTCCGTAGAGGGTTGTTCTGATGCCGACCTCGCCCGCGCTCTTGAAAACTTCAAAAACACAAACCGCGCGCTTGTCGCGGAAAAATTTCCGAAGCACTGGCGGCGGGCTTCGGGGTATTCGCTTAACTACCTGCTTGATGACGAATTCAATCCCGCAAAACTTTTCGCTTCGTCAGAGGGCACTTTCGGAATCACAACCGAACTGACGCTGAAACTGGTGGAAAAACCCGCTTGTAAATGCCTCGCCGTGTTGCAGTTTGACAACCTTTTGCGCGCGATTGAGACGACTCCTCTCATCTTGGAACGTGCCCCCTCGGCGATTGAACTTGTGGATGGAATGCTCATCGGGCTTACGCGAAAACACGGTGGTTTTTCGCATCTTCTGTCATTTGTGAAAGGCAACCCGGAGGCGGTTCTTGCCGTTGAGTTCTTCGGAAAAACTGCGAATGAGTGCCGCCTGAAAGCCGAAGGGCTTATCACTTTTCTGAACGAAAAAGGTGTTGTGTGCGAAAAGGGGCTCGCGCTTTCCGAACAGGATCAGGCAAAGGTATGGGGCGTGCGGACCGCGGGGCTTGGTCTTTTAATGAGTTCGCGCTCTCCTGCTAAACCGATTCCATGCATTGAAGATGTGTCTGTGCCGGTCGCCTCGCTCGCCGCATACACGCGCGACATATCGCAAGTGTTTTTCTCTCTGGGTCTCAAAGCCGGTTTTTACGCCCACGCGAGCGCGGGCTGTCTGCATATCCGCCCTCTCATTGACCTTTCA
This genomic window contains:
- a CDS encoding NADP-specific glutamate dehydrogenase, whose product is MATRKSINIKDFMRGVERRNPSEHEFHQAVREVSESLVPFIAKNPIYMKKQILERLTEPDRIVSFRVCWEDDEGNIRTNRGYRVQFSGVIGPYKGGLRFHPSVSLSVMKFLGFEQIFKNSLTGLPMGGGKGGSDFNPRGKSDGEVMRFCQAFMTELARHVGEDVDVPAGDIGVGGREIGYMFGQHRRISGAFTGVLTGKGISFGGSLIRPEATGYGSVFFVREILKSSGDDLDGKTCVVSGSGNVAQYTVEKLTQLGGKAVTMSDSDGFIYDQDGITPEKLAWVMDLKNNRRGRISEYAKKFKCKFYKGKKPWSVKCDVAFPSATQNELMGADAKVLIKNGVKVVGEGANIPCDLDAVHAFQKAGVLLAPAKACNAGGVAVSGLEMTQNSMKLFWSREEVEEKLQNIMVGIHERCLEFGKKGKKADYVAGANIAGFKKVADAMVAQGVV